One Pseudorasbora parva isolate DD20220531a chromosome 8, ASM2467924v1, whole genome shotgun sequence DNA window includes the following coding sequences:
- the LOC137085013 gene encoding olfactory receptor 52K1-like: MKNLSAQNSSFTDFVFNGFNSLEEWRPFLFIPFFLMFVLSITANCSLICLVISQKSLHSPMYVLICLLAVVDLILPIISVPKMLLSFLFNWSGISLTGCLIQMFCINYVASFQSTLLLWMAVDRYFAICKPLNYHIYVEISNFLKFVVVPLIRNVLLNVTMVSMAAKLSFCLTNVIDHCFCEHMALVQLACGDTSVNNLLGLVTAILIPTADCILITVSYVVIFASVIKSGKAQMKALNTCITHIIVMAFSLTFALIAYLSYRIRNNFSPNSRVFASTMYILFPSCFNPIIYGVRTKEIRQRFLQFIREVKVFP, from the coding sequence ATGAAGAATCTTTCTGCACAAAATAGTTCATTCACAGACTTCGTATTCAATGGTTTCAACAGCCTAGAAGAATGGAGGCCTTTTTTATTTATCCCTTTCTTTCTGATGTTTGTATTGTCTATCACAGCGAATTGTAGTCTCATATGTTTAGTTATATCTCAAAAGTCTCTGCATTCTCCAATGTATGTACTAATATGTTTATTGGCTGTTGTAGATTTGATCTTGCCTATAATTTCTGTGCCTAAAATGCTTCTTagctttttatttaattggagTGGGATATCTTTAACTGGTTGCTTGATACAGATGTTTTGCATTAATTATGTTGCCTCATTTCAATCTACTTTGCTTTTGTGGATGGCAGTGGACCGTTACTTTGCAATATGCAAACCTCTTAATTATCACATATACGTGGAAATCTCTAACTTTCTAAAGTTTGTTGTTGTGCCATTAATCAGAAATGTACTCCTGAATGTCACCATGGTCTCTATGGCTGCAAAATTGTCATTTTGTTTAACAAATGTGATCGATCACTGCTTTTGTGAGCACATGGCGTTGGTTCAGTTAGCATGTGGAGATACATCCGTTAATAACTTGCTAGGACTTGTGACTGCTATCCTTATACCCACTGCAGATTGTATTCTCATTACGGTTTCCTATGTTGTGATTTTTGCCTCTGTGATTAAATCTGGAAAGGCCCAAATGAAAGCCTTAAACACCTGCATTACTCACATCATTGTTATGGCATTTTCTTTGACTTTTGCCCTGATTGCATACTTGTCGTACAGAATAAGAAATAATTTTTCTCCCAATAGTCGTGTATTTGCGAGCACAATGTACATACTTTTTccgagttgttttaacccaattatTTATGGAGTGAGAACAAAAGAAATAAGACAAAGGTTTCTTCAGTTCATTAGAGAAGTAAAAGTCTTTCCTTAA